TTTTGCCCACGACCGGGCAAGAGGGAAGGGATTTCCTTAATTCTtacttgattagattgatacatctcctctctttatatggagaggtttacttgactcccaaGCAAGGCTTACTTGACACCTAAGCAAGCGACTCTTATCTCTAATTAACCCTAAGACTAACGAGCTATACCGCCAGCCCAGGCCATTAGGCCCATTACATACTCTAACACTACACCCCACCTAGACATGCAGCTTGTCCTCGAGCTGCAGCCTAACCAACTTATAACCATGACTCGACGCAACACAAACCTAACACCTAAAAACAAAGCCTTTTACATCTCGACTTGTTTTATTACTCTCAACCTGAAATGGACTAGGACGATTTATTTTGGACCCCTTAACAAAAAGTGGACACCATCCGCATGTCGAACGTGCACGTGTACAGCCACCTGGATCCCATGGACACCACCTGGACAAAAGGAGTGCATGTGTATGGCTGTTGGTCTGCACCGCACAGGGAAGAGTAGAGGGCTTGCGATGGAGAATGACGAGGaggggtgcgcccccccccccccaaccgccGATGTCGCAGACTTTGAGGTCGCTGCCCGCGCGGAAAATAGCATGCCCAAGATCCCCGACGCAGCGGACGAGATCGAGGTCCTTTGCGCGGCGAAACGCAGCTGGGAGGAGCGGCATCTGCAGACCACGCATCTCCCGCACACGCCGACGCGCTAAGAGGCCGCGCGCAGCAGCCTGCAGCCTCACCGCCGCCGACACGTGGCGGGTAGTGATCCAAGCCGGAagcggtgacggcgacggcgggaACTTGATCTGCTGGATGGGGACGCCCTGGGGAAGCGGTAATGGCGACGGCGGGAACTTGATCTGGTGGATCGGGACTCCTGCCGGCGCGGTCGATGCGGGCCCGGAGCTGACCGGCGGTGGCTGCTGCAGCGGAGCGTCGGGTGCGGCGGAGGCCGCCAGGAGCGGCGGCTGCCACTGTAGCCAGGGCGGGGCGGTGGTGGCAGTGGATGGCAGCTGCAGTGGCCCGGCGAGCGCGGCGGGGACGCCCTGGGGCAGCGGCTGCTGCGCCGGAGCGCCGGAGCGCCGCGGAGGCCGCCAGGAGCGGTGGCTGCCACTGCAGCCAGGGCGGGGCGGTGGATGGCAGCTGCagcggctgctgcagctgcccggCGAGCGCGGCGGAGGCCGCTTGGTGCAGCGGCTGCCACAGCAGCCacggcggcgcggtggcggcgatggGCGGCGCAGCCGGGTGCGGCCCGTAGGACCCGGCCAAGAACAGGTGGATCTCCTGGACCGCCTGGGTTAGGTCCCGCAGCACCCCGAACACCTCCTCCGAGGTGAGGACGGCGGGGACGGGCGCGACGGAGGATCCCGGCAGCGGAAGAGACGGGTTGGGCGGCGGTGAAGACATGATTGAACCGAAGCTAGCTGCTACCAAATTGTTATGGCGCTGCTAGAAGGAGGGCGCGAGAGGGTCGGCCGGGGACCTTTTGCGCATGGCCGGGCAAGAGGAAAGGGATTTCCTTCTTAATTCTTGCTTggttagattgatacatctcctctctttatatagagaggtttacttgactcccaaGCAAGGCTTACTTGACCCCTAAACAAGCGACCCTTATCTCTAATTAACCCTAAGACTAACGGGCTATACCGCCAGCTCAGGCCATTAGGCCCATTACATACTCTAACACTAACACTGTAGCTCATAGTTTTGCTGCTTTTGGTTATCGTACTGGTGTGCTGTGAGCGATTCTGCTGCGCAAATTTAAGGTTTGGAATGGATATTCCagttcaaaataaataaataaaacacCCTGCTCTATATGGCTTTTTGCCCTTTTTATTATGAAAATTCTTTTGCTTTTaagtatatactccctccgttcctaaatataagtttttttagagattgcactatggactacatacggagcaaaatgagtgaatctacattctaaaatatgtctatatacatccgtacgtagtttgtagtggaatctctaaaaagacttatatttaggaacggagggagtatattactAGTGCACAACAAAAGTCTGCGTGCTTATTAAATACACACAAGATAAATAGCTGCCGCAGCCTGCAAGCAGTCGTTTCTCTCAACTATCCTTCTTCCAGTTGGCGTTGGGAACGTTGCCTTCTAATAATAACATGACATCCTGGTAGCAATTGGCAGATTGCTAGTAGATTGCTAGTATCATCGATAGTAGTAGCACTACATCTCTCCAGGAAGCATTGTATCCCCAGGAAGATCACAAAATGCATTACCCTACATTGCAACAACACAACATATGCCATGTTAGTAATTTCTGTAGCAGCATTTGCCCTTCATTGCAACAAGAGCCCAAGTACTCTTCGACATCACTTACCTCCCCCGTAAGATGGGCGACACATCTTTTCTCAGCGATCAGTTCAGCTTCACTCTGAAGGAATCATTACATGATCGGTTATTCCATCATTATACTGCATATTACCAACCATTATTTCTACAACTCAATGCTACCTTTTTGATCCGGCCCCAGAGAAAATCGTCCATCGCCACATCTTTAACTAGTTCATAGTCACCATCGCCCTGTATGAATAATGTCATAGTGCAAATTGCCATCTTGTATAATACTCCTATCAGGAAGAAAAGTAATGGGGATTTCAGTTTGAAATCTCACCTTTGATCTGCACGGCATGCTGAATACGATGTCTTCTGCTATGCCATAAGGATTTCCGGTCGTATAAACCTATGGTTTGGCATCGCCTTTGCTTCAGTGGTACACCAAAACAAAAGAAGCAATCAACAATCCTAGAGTAGAAAACATTACCCCTGTAGAGAACCAGTCTCCTTCCGGGGTAGGAGTTACGAGGGACCTCATGGCATCGACGATGGAAACAGCGGTTGATGCAGCTGAAGATCTGCCCCACTTTTGGATGAGCACACCTCCACGCTGCATAGCCATTGGAATGAATACACAATATTCTCTTAGTTGTCCCAAATGATAGATGAATGTGGAACAGTGCGTACCTTTTGAACAGTTATAGTGAAATCCTCTTCTAGCCACTTTGTATCTTTGATGACTTCTTTTACTGGCCTCCCATTAATTTTGGCATTCAAGAAATCAGGAACCTACAAAGGTGGAAATCATCAAATCAGTACTCCAAAGCACTACCAACAGACTAGCCATGTTTGTAATCATATCTTCACCTGAGTTGTTGAATGGTTTCCCCAAATAGTCATATTTGATATTTTGTCATAAAACACACCAGCTTTTAACGCTAGCTGCAAAAACATTGTGAATGGCAGATTAATCTTGTCATTTGTTGAAATAAAATAACAGAAACATATCAGAAATAATTAAGATTCAACATCAAGTACCTGACACTTGGCTCTATTTTCATCCAACCTTGTCAATGCATGAAAGTTCTTTGCTGGTAGGTTGGGAGCATTTTTCAAGCAGATCAAAGCACTACAAGAAGCATATACTCCAAGTCAGACATGATAATAGCATAAATCAATAACACACTTAGCAACCACAAAACCTGTCCATACTTAGTGTTACAGGGGTTCCCAACAACTATGACTTTCACATTCCGAGATGCCACAGCGTTAAGTGCTTTCCCCTGAGACAATTCAAAATTTCAGCCAATAACAATACAACTATTCTGTGATCATTTGTGTACTCATATATCTGTTAAAAACTTAAATCAGATTTATGTTCAAGTTTTTAGCAGGTTTCATGCTAAGGAATCCCATAGTTCCCCCTCCCTCGAATATGCAGAGGACAGGGCACATTTTGCATCTAAGGAACCACATAGTTAAATGTCAAAGTTTgagatatactccctccgtttcaaaatataagcctttttacaGATTTTAATACGGACTACACACGGATGTATATGGACATATTTTAGAGCGTAGactcactcattttgctctgtatgtagtacttattggaatatctaaaagggcttatatttaggaacggagggagtactttccCACAAAGAAAAATAATGTCTCTTTTACAGAATGGGTCCTTACGATTTTATGACAGTATACTTGACAGATAATAAGGAAAAGAATGCAAAAGGAAACCTGTTCAGCGAAGATTTGACCATTGATATCTAGTAACGCAGCTCGCTCCACTCCAGGTCCTCTGGGTTTGGCCCCAATTAGAAGGGCCCAATCTGCATCTTCGAAGATCACATAAGGATCTATGCCGATGCTGACTTCCCTTAGCAATGGATACAATGAATCCTCCAGTTCCATAGCTACACCTGCAGTTGTAATTATAAGAAAGCATTAGGAAGAAGGGCGATATTGCTCTGTCTCAGTAATTCATTTATACCTGGGAGTACAGCAATATTGGAATTTGGAATGCAGTTTAAAATGTGTATCATGTAGCAAATTAAGATGGATCGATGTTGCTTCTCAAATGTGAAGGAAAATAAATTAGCGAAGCTACCTTCGAGTGCTTGTAATGATCTTTCCGAGCCCAATAACTTAAGTGCTATTGGTTGGTCCTGTCCAAAAACCTCACCGGAGGCAAGCTACAAAAATGCAGTCGTACAAATGATCAATACTTTCTGATGTGCTAGACGCAAAATTTCAAGACAAGAATATGGTCAGTCGCATTGTAATTAAGCACAAAGATGATACATCAGCAAAGAGGAAAGTGCTAATCAGTTATGTGCATAGCATAGCTTCGGTTGTCGTAGTGGCAACAGTAGAATTATCACTAGGCAGTACTTGGCAATATCAATATATACTGCACTTGCATCTTGTAAATGAGAATATTGTGACTATTACTGCACCATTCTTGTGTATGCATTTTCAATAAAAGGAGGAGAATTGCACAGGGTCAACACCTCTACATAGACAAAATTTGAATAAATTGGATGAAGACAATGTTTTTATTACTCGGTGCTACTTACTTTGAAGAGCAGATGATTCGATATCATCCCGGCCGCACCTGACACAGAAACGTTCACTAATTTCTTCCAGGACTTGGTCTTTTCATCCTGCGTTCCGTTTGACAGGAGGAGCACAGATTAATACGATCGAGCAGCTCTGTATTAGTTAAGCACGTTCAATTATGCCTTATGAGTATCCACTGATGAATCAAGTCAGGGAGTGTAAATCATCATGCAATGATACGGCTTCATCACATATTAACAGATCAACATCAGGCGCAGTGTTGGTTCAACGCTGTAGcgtcaaaaaaaaagaaaaaagaaaagaagccTCTTTCTTCTCTCAGTTCAAAAGCCATGACCAAATCCCAGCCACAATCGAGAAGATCGACTGAGGCGTAACATCGTAGTCCCGGTACCAGTAACGCTTCCAGCGGAGCGCGCACTAACCCAGCTAGACACTAGCCGATCATTTCAACAAACACGTTGAGGGAGAGCAGTGAGGACGACTGACCGCCTCGAGATCGTAGGTGGTGCAGAAGACCCCGAAGCATTCCTTGCGCGCCGCCTCTGCCTCCGCCGCTAGCGTCCCCTGCACCTGCTGCCTGGCGGTCCAGACGCATGAAAACAAAAGCGCGCTCCTCAGACCGACCCATGGTTGTTGCAGCTCAGTCGCGGGAGGATCGACCAGCAGGCTGGGTAGTGGTACGAGGTTTGGCGTGCACTCACTTGGCTGCCTCGACGGAGCAGCGGAATGTGGGCCTGCGCGGGCGGAGCAGCTGGACGGAGCGGCGTCGGGCGGCGTGGGCGCCGAGAGCGCCCGTGGAGCCGCCGCGGAGCGCCTGCGGCCTCGCTAGGGAGGATAAATCCATGGCGGTGGAGCTGGAGATGGAGCAGAGTGGATAGGCAGGGGAGTCAGTGGAGGAGATTATTTAGAGCGCCAACGATTTGGATTAGCCCTTTGGGTGCCCACTACTTATACCCTGCGTTCAACGGCCGCCACCGTGACACGCGCCGCGACGGCGACAGTACCACCGTACTGAGTGGATGGATGGTGTACCACGTGTACGTTGTCTGGCCCCGGTGCGCTTGTCTGGCACTACCATGTCAGCGTCCAATCAGCAACTCAGGTTAACGATGCTTTGTATATTTCGTTATTTCTCAACATGAATTTCTGCTttactttttttcttttcttaaaACACAGTACAAACGCAGATGCACGCACATACACTCAACCCTATGAATATGCGCACGCACATCCTACCTCTATGAGCATCTCTAAAAGACTGGCCCGTCACATCATCTTGAGATCCTTAAAAAAAacatcatcttgagattgacaAAGACGCCACACACACCTTCCTATTCGGGAATCGCGTGAAGACCTGAAATAAATCTAGGAAAATACGAGCATCGGTGTCTAAGTCCGGGACTTGACCCTGGTGGATTGGGGATACAATTGTCCTCCTAATCATTCAAGCACATGTTGGTCGCAATTTCTCTCGTTTCAGTTACTACTAGTAAATGCGTATGTGCATGCATGTTAGTATTAGGAAGTAAATCAATTGCACGTTAATTACGTGGGTAGTGCATATGTTAATATTTTATATGATATTAAATTATTAATTGCACACTAAACATGTGAATTGCTCGCCATTGGAGCAATATAGGTCGTCGGATTGACATGATGGTTGAGATTTGTTGGATCTTTTCCTTTGGATCTTTTTATATTGATACATGGTATAGATACTCTTGCTTTAGCATATTTAAAGGTGTAACAATACTACAAGGTTGGATCAACTTACGGGTGACagcaacctgtggttggatggttagagggactatGGTATCCCCAgtccaccagggttcaagtcctggtgctcgcatttatttctggatttattttaggatttccgacgacgaggtgcctacggtgacttcgtaaatttcaagatgatatgtcggctcagtctttcggaggtgctcataggggtagggtgtgcgtgtgtgcgttcatagggattCTAGTTTTTTTCCGATGAGGGACACCGTGAAACTACCCCGCTTGAGTTGCATTTTTCAGAGCTGAGCACTCCGAAACATGCACACAGTTTGATGAGTTTTTATGGGTAATGCATTCAAAGCACCTCTTAAATTTGCATATTTGTTGTAAAACAGTTTGAGAACTTTCTTGGGGGCGTCGTACTCGATGGGAATACCCATTGAAAGAATATGACCCTTGTTTTGTTTTTATCATGAGACATCAAGCGTAAAATCTGCAATTTGATCTCTGGTGGGCTGGAGGGGTTTGATACGTGGTGAGCTGGGGTTACCACTAACCTTCCAACTACAGGTTTGTTCTCAACAGTTTTGAAAGTTTAAAGGTGTAAAACCATGATATAAGGTCGGATTAAGTCTGGAGGTTGATTTTTCCTTCCAAATCAGCATTGCAACACGGTAGTGGAGGGAGGAGAGTCCCAACCATAATTTTCTCAAGGAAAGAGAAGACAAAAGAATAGCGACGTGTTTGTGTGGAGCAAAGGCATTATCAAGATTGGCCGTGTACCTCCATTGACGCCGCGGCAAGCATGTCCACAGATTGCGCGGGAAGGAGGATCACGGATGAAGGGCGACTGCAGCGTCAACATGGAATCGTGGAGGAAAGGAAAGCTTCCCCGGAGAAGGGAGGGGTGGTGGTGTCCTTGCTGTTGATGATGAAGTTGTGTGTGTCCAACTCCAACGTTACGGGACGTCCCGTTCTGTGGCACCACCTTGCCCGGCCGTGTCTAATTGTTTCTTGTTCTTTCCTGGGTGCAGCATGAAAGTGCCCAGCGGTGCAATGCCGGACACAAGTCTTGTTTCTTTCATTCATTCTTTGTTTCTTGTCAGTTGTCAAAGGGAATCTTGTTTCTTGACGCACGTACGTCCTGTTGGAGTTGGACATACATACTCCGAGGGACACAAAACATGAGATTCGATGAATTTACACTTGGCTGGCTAGCACGGTTTTATAGGGCGGTTAGAAGTTCTTGGGTGCCTGGTAGGTGACGCCGAACTGCCAGTCCCGCGGGAGGACGTGCCAGGACGTGTGCTTGCGGTGGTCGCCGGTCATGACGCGGAACGTGAGCGACTCGCCGGTGAGGTCCTCGGAGGTCTGCCACACCTGGCCCCAGTTGCGCTGCAGCAACGTCCACTTGACGCGCTTGTTCCCCTTCACCTTGAGCGCCGCCACGTCCCCCGCCCCGCCCACGTTCGTCACGGCCACCATGTTGAAGTATTTGTTCCCTGTGATCGTGTACCGGATCCCGCCCAGCTTCACGCAAGGCACACTGCATCGCACGCACGTACACGTACAAAATTTTCAGTCAGCTGACTTAATTAATAACAAAAGAGAAATCTTACGTGTGCTACCGTACGCACCGGCGGTACGAGATGGGCACAATGCCGGCCTTCTCCTCCGCGATCTGCAAGAAGGCCGGCATGGTGAGGTCCAGGTGCTCGCGTGGCGGGTTGCACCACCCGCCGTCGTCGCCGGGCAGCTGGTAGTTGGGCGGGCACAGGTTCGTCGCTGTCACCGTCAAAGGCGCCGTGCCGGCCTTGCACCACTCCGGGCTGTCCGTGCACCGCACCTCGTAGCACGCCCCGCAAGTCTCACCGCCGTTGAACATCGCGGTGCTCACGGCCGCCGTCTGTAGGCCGTACCCCTCCGCCACCGTGTCCTTGTAGCCGCATGCGCCGGCGCGGGTGTCGGACCCATCGCGTCCGCCGTAGAAGGTGGCGTGCGCCGGCTTCCACGGGCCCGCGGTGAACCTGCCGTGTTTGTGGTGCACCTTCGCGCCATCGCCCGCTGAGGCGAGCAACGCGAGGACGACGAGAGGCGCCCACAGACCAGACATGAATGGACAACAACTAATTGCAATTACAACGACGAGTAAACTAAGAATATATTACTACTAGCTACTGTAATAGTTTTCTGATGCACTGTTCCTGTTTTTTCTGATTAAAATACGCGATGACAAGTGCGAGGCTGTGGCTATTTTTAGTTTGTGATGAGTGCACATGCAATTCAGTTAGTCGTTGGAGCAGTTTGAGGATGACCACGCAAGACAAACAGACTGCAAGCAATATGAGGTACTGGCAGCTTAGACAGATTCAGAGCAAACGCTGACCTGGAAtatatctctatctctactacctAAAAGAAATGTAAGGTTCCTGCTCCCCTCTTAAGTTACCCTCGCTTCGTCCAACAACCTCCCGTACGACCCCCTCTCCCCTCAATCGATTTTCTTTTCTCCCTCCACCGGTTTTCTCCCTGCCG
This sequence is a window from Aegilops tauschii subsp. strangulata cultivar AL8/78 chromosome 7, Aet v6.0, whole genome shotgun sequence. Protein-coding genes within it:
- the LOC109767185 gene encoding malate dehydrogenase [NADP] 1, chloroplastic, which codes for MDLSSLARPQALRGGSTGALGAHAARRRSVQLLRPRRPTFRCSVEAAKQQVQGTLAAEAEAARKECFGVFCTTYDLEADEKTKSWKKLVNVSVSGAAGMISNHLLFKLASGEVFGQDQPIALKLLGSERSLQALEGVAMELEDSLYPLLREVSIGIDPYVIFEDADWALLIGAKPRGPGVERAALLDINGQIFAEQGKALNAVASRNVKVIVVGNPCNTNALICLKNAPNLPAKNFHALTRLDENRAKCQLALKAGVFYDKISNMTIWGNHSTTQVPDFLNAKINGRPVKEVIKDTKWLEEDFTITVQKRGGVLIQKWGRSSAASTAVSIVDAMRSLVTPTPEGDWFSTGVYTTGNPYGIAEDIVFSMPCRSKGDGDYELVKDVAMDDFLWGRIKKSEAELIAEKRCVAHLTGEGNAFCDLPGDTMLPGEM
- the LOC109767195 gene encoding expansin-A32-like, which produces MGRPSGDGGRGVERDEYSGGSVTERTAAVVVHGDDERVGPRRCGPPGGVRGNGDGVKSRGCCPFMSGLWAPLVVLALLASAGDGAKVHHKHGRFTAGPWKPAHATFYGGRDGSDTRAGACGYKDTVAEGYGLQTAAVSTAMFNGGETCGACYEVRCTDSPEWCKAGTAPLTVTATNLCPPNYQLPGDDGGWCNPPREHLDLTMPAFLQIAEEKAGIVPISYRRVPCVKLGGIRYTITGNKYFNMVAVTNVGGAGDVAALKVKGNKRVKWTLLQRNWGQVWQTSEDLTGESLTFRVMTGDHRKHTSWHVLPRDWQFGVTYQAPKNF